Proteins from one Lonchura striata isolate bLonStr1 chromosome 6, bLonStr1.mat, whole genome shotgun sequence genomic window:
- the PAK6 gene encoding serine/threonine-protein kinase PAK 6, translating into MFRKKKKKRPEISAPQNFEHRVHTSFDPKEGKFVGLPPQWQNILDTLRRPKPVVDPSRITRMQLQPMKTVVRGSTVEVEGYISGLLNDIQKLSAISSNTLRGRSPTSRRRAQSLGLLGDERPPDMYLQSPEGDWADKYGNYLNCNGGSKVARRQTMWPDYKSRLDGQSHPNGMVTKAQSLGPSEFQGADGSCLQRTSGLQHVPAVPGESETAMKSPEEGWLQRQPNARPSGEGSPNSKSRENSLKRRLLRSVFPLTSTSNKPGPPLQIKPNAFFKPQQWGSPHSPAAKAQSLPPDQPASEFPRMISEAGTPQKSPTAEKAVAVPPGRPSPAGSPRNRQTQTSSSNLHLPQDSAGKGQPASEDPVVVTHEQFKAALRMVVDQGDPRTLLENYIKIGEGSTGIVCIAREKHSGRQVAVKMMDLRKQQRRELLFNEVVIMRDYQHVNVVEMYKSYLVGEELWVLMEFLQGGALTDIVSQIRLNEEQIATVCESVLQALSYLHSQGVIHRDIKSDSILLTLDGRVKLSDFGFCAQISKDVPKRKSLVGTPYWMAPEVIARIPYATEVDIWSLGIMVIEMIDGEPPYFSDSPVQAMKRLRDSPPPKLKNFHRTSPVLRDFLERMLTRDPLERATAQELLDHPFLLQTGLPECLVPLIQQYRKRTSTC; encoded by the exons ATGTTCCgtaagaagaagaagaaacgCCCGGAGATCTCGGCCCCACAGAACTTTGAGCACCGTGTCCACACCTCATTTGACCCAAAGGAGGGCAAATTTGTGGGCCTGCCACCTCAATGGCAGAATATTCTGGACACGCTGAGGCGCCCCAAGCCTGTGGTAGACCCTTCAAGAATCACAAGGATGCAGCTCCAGCCTATGAAG ACCGTGGTGAGGGGCAGCACCGTGGAAGTGGAAGGCTACATCTCTGGGTTGCTCAATGACATCCAGAAGCTTTCTGCCATCAGCTCGAACACTCTGAGGGGCAGGAGCCCCACCAGCAGGAGGAGAGCCCAGTCCCTTGGGCTCCTGGGAGATGAGAGACCACCAGACATGTACCTTCAGAGTCCTGAAGGAGACTGGGCAGACAAGTATGGGAACTACCTCAACTGCAATGGTGGGTCCAAGGTGGCCCGGAGGCAGACCATGTGGCCGGATTACAAATCCCGCCTGGACGGGCAGTCTCATCCCAACGGGATGGTGACAAAAGCGCAGTCCCTGGGGCCATCGGAGTTCCAGGGCGCCGATGGCAGCTGTCTGCAGCGCACCTCTGGGCTGCAGCATGTGCCCGCCGTGCCGGGGGAGAGCGAGACAGCAATGAAGAGCCCGGAAGAGGGCTGGCTTCAGCGACAGCCCAACGCCAGACCCTCGGGGGAGGGCAGCCCCAACTCCAAATCGCGGGAGAACAGCCTGAAGAGGAGGCTCTTGCGCAGCGTGTTCCCCTTGACCAGCACCTCAAATAAGCCAGGCCCTCCTCTGCAGATCAAG CCTAATGCCTTCTTCAAGCCCCAGCAGTGGGGTTCCccgcacagccctgcagccaaagCCCAGTCTCTCCCCCCAGACCAACCTGCCTCCGAGTTCCCCAGGATGATCTCCGAAGCTGGGACCCCCCAGAAGTCCCCAACAGCAGAGAAGGCTGTGGCAGTGCCACCAGGCCGGCCCTCCCCAGCGGGGTCCCCCAGGAACCGGCAGACCCAGACCAGTTCCAGCAACCTCCACCTGCCCCAGGACTCTGCTGGGAAGGGGCAGCCAGCCAGCGAGGACCCTGTGGTTGTGACTCATGAGCAGTTCAAAGCTGCCCTCAGGATGGTTGTGGACCAGGGAGATCCCAGGACATTGCTTGAGAATTACATTAAGATTGGGGAAGGCTCCACAGGAATTGTGTGCATCGCTCGGGAGAAGCACTCAGGGCGCCAGGTGGCCGTGAAAATGATGGATCTGAGGAAGCAGCAGCGCCGGGAGCTCCTCTTCAATGAG GTGGTGATAATGAGGGACTATCAACACGTCAATGTCGTGGAGATGTACAAGAGCTACCTTGTGGGAGAGGAGCTCTGGGTGCTGATGGAGTTCCTGCAGGGAGGAGCCCTCACAGATATCGTGTCTCAGATCAG GCTGAACGAGGAGCAAATTGCCACAGTGTGTGAGTCGGTGCTGCAGGCTCTGTCCTATCTCCATTCTCAGGGGGTCATTCACCGAGACATCAAGAGCGACTCCATTCTTCTGACACTGGATGGCAGG GTCAAACTCTCTGATTTTGGCTTCTGTGCTCAGATCAGTAAAGATGTACCTAAAAGAAAATCCTTGGTGGGTACTCCTTATTGGATGGCTCCAGAAGTCATTGCAAGGATACCGTATGCCACTGAG GTGGATATCTGGTCCCTAGGGATCATGGTGATAGAGATGATAGATGGAGAACCCCCTTACTTCAGTGATTCTCCAGTCCAGGCAATGAAGAGACTCCGTGACAGCCCTCCTCCCAAACTGAAAAACTTCCACAGG ACCTCCCCAGTTCTGAGAGACTTCTTGGAAAGGATGTTGACACGGGATCCATTGGAAAGAGCAACGGCACAAGAACTTCTGGATCACCCCTTTTTGCTCCAGACGGGACTTCCGGAGTGCCTGGTGCCCCTTATCCAACAGTACAGGAAGCGCACCTCCACCTGCTGA